The following are from one region of the Centropristis striata isolate RG_2023a ecotype Rhode Island chromosome 19, C.striata_1.0, whole genome shotgun sequence genome:
- the tpm2 gene encoding tropomyosin beta chain isoform X5, whose product MATLASMDAVRRKIQNLQQVAYEAEDRAEMLQGEADMERQARQRAEAEVASLNRRIQLVEEELDRAQERLATALQKLEEAEKAADESERGMKVIENRASKDEEKMEIQEMQLKEAKHIAEEADRKYEEVARKLVILEGDLERSEERAEVAEAKSGDLEEELKNVTNNLKSLEAQAEKYSQKEDKYEEEIKVLTDKLKEAETRAEFAERSVAKLEKTIDDLEEKLAQAKEENLDMHQVLDQTLLELNNL is encoded by the exons ATGGCGACTTTAGCATCTATGGACGCGGTGAGAAGGAAAATACAGAACCTGCAGCAGGTCGCGTACGAGGCGGAGGACCGAGCCGAGATGCTGCAGGGCGAGGCGGACATGGAGAGGCAGGCCCGACAGAGG GCTGAGGCAGAAGTGGCATCTCTAAACAGGCGTATCCAGCTGGTTGAGGAGGAGTTGGACCGTGCTCAGGAGAGACTGGCTACTGCTCTGCAGAAGCTGGAAGAAGCTGAGAAAGCTGCAGATGAGAGCGAGAG AGGGATGAAGGTCATAGAGAACAGAGCATCAAAAGACGAGGAGAAAATGGAGATCCAGGAGATGCAGCTGAAGGAGGCCAAACACATCGCTGAGGAGGCCGACCGCAAATATGAAGAG GTTGCCCGCAAACTGGTGATCCTGGAGGGTGACCTGGAGCGTTCAGAGGAGCGCGCTGAGGTGGCTGAGGC TAAATCAGGTGACCTTGAGGAAGAGTTGAAAAATGTCACCAACAACTTGAAGTCACTGGAAGCCCAGGCTGAGAAG tACTCACAAAAGGAGGACAAATACGAAGAAGAAATCAAAGTTCTCACTGACAAACTGAAAGAG GCTGAGACCCGTGCAGAGTTTGCAGAGAGGTCTGTGGCCAAGCTGGAGAAGACCATCGATGATTTGGAAG AGAAACTTGCCCAGGCCAAAGAAGAGAACCTGGACATGCACCAGGTGTTGGACCAAACCCTTCTGGAGCTCAACAATCTATAA
- the tpm2 gene encoding tropomyosin beta chain isoform X6: MATLASMDAVRRKIQNLQQVAYEAEDRAEMLQGEADMERQARQRAEAEVASLNRRIQLVEEELDRAQERLATALQKLEEAEKAADESERGMKVIENRASKDEEKMEIQEMQLKEAKHIAEEADRKYEEVARKLVILEGDLERSEERAEVAEARVRELEEELRLMDQNLKSMMCGEDEYSQKEDKYEEEIKVLTDKLKEAETRAEFAERSVAKLEKTIDDLEEKLAQAKEENLDMHQVLDQTLLELNNL, encoded by the exons ATGGCGACTTTAGCATCTATGGACGCGGTGAGAAGGAAAATACAGAACCTGCAGCAGGTCGCGTACGAGGCGGAGGACCGAGCCGAGATGCTGCAGGGCGAGGCGGACATGGAGAGGCAGGCCCGACAGAGG GCTGAGGCAGAAGTGGCATCTCTAAACAGGCGTATCCAGCTGGTTGAGGAGGAGTTGGACCGTGCTCAGGAGAGACTGGCTACTGCTCTGCAGAAGCTGGAAGAAGCTGAGAAAGCTGCAGATGAGAGCGAGAG AGGGATGAAGGTCATAGAGAACAGAGCATCAAAAGACGAGGAGAAAATGGAGATCCAGGAGATGCAGCTGAAGGAGGCCAAACACATCGCTGAGGAGGCCGACCGCAAATATGAAGAG GTTGCCCGCAAACTGGTGATCCTGGAGGGTGACCTGGAGCGTTCAGAGGAGCGCGCTGAGGTGGCTGAGGC GCGAGTgagggagctggaggaggagctcaGACTAATGGACCAGAATTTGAAGTCCATGATGTGCGGAGAGGATGAG tACTCACAAAAGGAGGACAAATACGAAGAAGAAATCAAAGTTCTCACTGACAAACTGAAAGAG GCTGAGACCCGTGCAGAGTTTGCAGAGAGGTCTGTGGCCAAGCTGGAGAAGACCATCGATGATTTGGAAG AGAAACTTGCCCAGGCCAAAGAAGAGAACCTGGACATGCACCAGGTGTTGGACCAAACCCTTCTGGAGCTCAACAATCTATAA
- the tpm2 gene encoding tropomyosin beta chain isoform X7 has protein sequence MATLASMDAVRRKIQNLQQVAYEAEDRAEMLQGEADMERQARQRAEAEVASLNRRIQLVEEELDRAQERLATALQKLEEAEKAADESERGMKVIENRASKDEEKMEIQEMQLKEAKHIAEEADRKYEEVARKLVILEGDLERSEERAEVAEARVRELEEELRLMDQNLKSMMCGEDEYSQKEDKYEEEIKVLTDKLKEAETRAEFAERSVAKLEKTIDDLEDEVYAQKLKGKALSEELDLALNDMTTL, from the exons ATGGCGACTTTAGCATCTATGGACGCGGTGAGAAGGAAAATACAGAACCTGCAGCAGGTCGCGTACGAGGCGGAGGACCGAGCCGAGATGCTGCAGGGCGAGGCGGACATGGAGAGGCAGGCCCGACAGAGG GCTGAGGCAGAAGTGGCATCTCTAAACAGGCGTATCCAGCTGGTTGAGGAGGAGTTGGACCGTGCTCAGGAGAGACTGGCTACTGCTCTGCAGAAGCTGGAAGAAGCTGAGAAAGCTGCAGATGAGAGCGAGAG AGGGATGAAGGTCATAGAGAACAGAGCATCAAAAGACGAGGAGAAAATGGAGATCCAGGAGATGCAGCTGAAGGAGGCCAAACACATCGCTGAGGAGGCCGACCGCAAATATGAAGAG GTTGCCCGCAAACTGGTGATCCTGGAGGGTGACCTGGAGCGTTCAGAGGAGCGCGCTGAGGTGGCTGAGGC GCGAGTgagggagctggaggaggagctcaGACTAATGGACCAGAATTTGAAGTCCATGATGTGCGGAGAGGATGAG tACTCACAAAAGGAGGACAAATACGAAGAAGAAATCAAAGTTCTCACTGACAAACTGAAAGAG GCTGAGACCCGTGCAGAGTTTGCAGAGAGGTCTGTGGCCAAGCTGGAGAAGACCATCGATGATTTGGAAG ATGAAGTGTATGCTCAGAAGCTGAAGGGCAAGGCTCTCAGTGAGGAGCTGGACCTGGCTCTCAACGACATGACTACACTGTAG
- the tpm2 gene encoding tropomyosin beta chain isoform X8, with protein MATLASMDAVRRKIQNLQQVAYEAEDRAEMLQGEADMERQARQRAEAEVASLNRRIQLVEEELDRAQERLATALQKLEEAEKAADESERGMKVIENRASKDEEKMEIQEMQLKEAKHIAEEADRKYEEVARKLVILEGDLERSEERAEVAEAKSGDLEEELKNVTNNLKSLEAQAEKYSQKEDKYEEEIKVLTDKLKEAETRAEFAERSVAKLEKTIDDLEDEVYAQKLKGKALSEELDLALNDMTTL; from the exons ATGGCGACTTTAGCATCTATGGACGCGGTGAGAAGGAAAATACAGAACCTGCAGCAGGTCGCGTACGAGGCGGAGGACCGAGCCGAGATGCTGCAGGGCGAGGCGGACATGGAGAGGCAGGCCCGACAGAGG GCTGAGGCAGAAGTGGCATCTCTAAACAGGCGTATCCAGCTGGTTGAGGAGGAGTTGGACCGTGCTCAGGAGAGACTGGCTACTGCTCTGCAGAAGCTGGAAGAAGCTGAGAAAGCTGCAGATGAGAGCGAGAG AGGGATGAAGGTCATAGAGAACAGAGCATCAAAAGACGAGGAGAAAATGGAGATCCAGGAGATGCAGCTGAAGGAGGCCAAACACATCGCTGAGGAGGCCGACCGCAAATATGAAGAG GTTGCCCGCAAACTGGTGATCCTGGAGGGTGACCTGGAGCGTTCAGAGGAGCGCGCTGAGGTGGCTGAGGC TAAATCAGGTGACCTTGAGGAAGAGTTGAAAAATGTCACCAACAACTTGAAGTCACTGGAAGCCCAGGCTGAGAAG tACTCACAAAAGGAGGACAAATACGAAGAAGAAATCAAAGTTCTCACTGACAAACTGAAAGAG GCTGAGACCCGTGCAGAGTTTGCAGAGAGGTCTGTGGCCAAGCTGGAGAAGACCATCGATGATTTGGAAG ATGAAGTGTATGCTCAGAAGCTGAAGGGCAAGGCTCTCAGTGAGGAGCTGGACCTGGCTCTCAACGACATGACTACACTGTAG